One genomic window of Solanum dulcamara chromosome 10, daSolDulc1.2, whole genome shotgun sequence includes the following:
- the LOC129870862 gene encoding uncharacterized protein LOC129870862 translates to MNTDFNFNSTCTSPYISAPSSPQHFGTMFFYSAPTSPTRISALNGETNVSHDEYDDTNEFAFEFRGHEIMEKTTIAADELFDGGKIKLKPVVSFDESSKFKQKKKDIETTISEENYDKNSKLNPSAGSSRHKATRSLSPMRVSDLLLINENDENSIDSEKTESSVSSLISLWNRRWKLKDLLLFRSASESRASSNTEELNKYAMVKKARQEDVKKEGLSSRRKKMGTNSAHELHYKMKREVLKDMKKKTFLPYKQTVLGWHGCYGLDDTISVYINPRQ, encoded by the coding sequence atgaataCAGATTTCAATTTCAACAGTACTTGTACTTCTCCTTATATAAGTGCACCTTCAAGTCCTCAACATTTTGGTACGATGTTTTTTTATAGTGCCCCTACTAGCCCTACTCGTATCTCCGCACTTAACGGAGAAACTAACGTTAGTCATGACGAATATGATGATACAAATGAATTCGCTTTTGAATTTAGAGGACATGAAATAATGGAGAAAACTACAATAGCAGCTGACGAGTTATTTGATGGTGGAAAAATCAAGTTAAAGCCAGTAGTATCTTTTGATGAGTCATCGAAAttcaaacaaaagaagaaagatattGAAACAACAATATCAGAAGAAAATTACGATAAAAACTCTAAATTAAATCCTTCTGCAGGTTCGAGTAGGCACAAAGCAACGCGATCGTTATCTCCTATGAGAGTATCGGATCTTCTGTTGAtcaatgaaaatgatgaaaatagtaTTGATTCGGAAAAAACAGAGTCCTCTGTTTCATCGTTGATATCGTTATGGAACAGAAGATGgaaattgaaagacttgttgtTGTTCAGAAGTGCTTCTGAGAGTCGAGCTAGTAGTAATACGGAAGAGTTAAATAAGTACGCGATGGTGAAGAAAGCACGTCAAGAAGACGTGAAGAAGGAGGGATTGAGCTCAAGGAGGAAGAAGATGGGTACGAATTCGGCTCATGAATTGCATTATAAGATGAAGAGGGAGGTGTTGAAAGATATGAAGAAGAAAACATTCTTACCATATAAGCAAACTGTACTTGGTTGGCATGGTTGTTATGGCCTTGATGATACAATTTCAGTGTACATAAATCCTCGTCAGTAG
- the LOC129871061 gene encoding uncharacterized mitochondrial protein AtMg00240-like: protein MTTQELDELLQKTDDDMLEDKIKYQRLIGKMLYLTLTRSDIDFAVQTLSQFLQHLKKYHWDATVKVMKYIKREPALGILLSNKVSNSLTVFCDSDWAFCPNTRKSVSRFLVKHESSFGNQRNKMWFREAQQRLSTKAW, encoded by the coding sequence ATGACAACACAAGAACTTGATGAGCTTTTACAGAAAACAGATGATGATATGCTAGAAGACAAGATAAAATATCAGAGGTTGATTGGGAAGATGTTGTACTTGACACTAACAAGATCAGACATAGACTTTGCAGTACAAACACTTAGCCAATTTTTACAACACCTAAAGAAGTATCATTGGGATGCAACAGTTAAAGTGATGAAATATATTAAAAGAGAGCCAGCTCTAGGGATATTGTTAAGCAACAAGGTTTCCAATTCATTAACAGTCTTTTGTGATTCAGACTGGGCTTTTTGTCCAAACACCAGGAAGTCAGTTTCAAGATTCCTTGTCAAACATGAAAGTTCATttggaaatcaaagaaacaaaATGTGGTTTCGAGAAGCTCAGCAGAGGCTGAGTACAAAAGCATGGTGA